A region from the Leptolyngbya subtilissima AS-A7 genome encodes:
- the hetZ gene encoding heterocyst differentiation protein HetZ, translating into MDSLSQLFYQDLKNGTGAPESGCQAMAQRLASEVQRICNESDRIQSSGDVEAWAKSLGKHRLDQCFKYYNLGSRQGRVELHSTLSAIVYRYITPPQAQTSYPARLALIEDFLQGFYVEALNAFRRENQLGDRYQPRTLLELAEFMAFSERYGKRRIPLPGRRSQQLIILRAQTFSKQQPPEVAIDIEQATDYGGDGDDVRPAASHQRVREEMIAQADDLPENSLRGRVVEELLAYLKERNQDECADYFTLRLLDLPTHEIEALLGLTPRQRDYLQQRFKYHLLRFALSHHWELVHEWLEAGLETNLGLTAQQWQQLQDSLNTKQARLLSLKQQGIPDGEAAKILGITATQFQKQWTKLLEQAWEIRNV; encoded by the coding sequence GTGGATTCGCTTAGCCAGCTTTTCTACCAAGATTTAAAGAATGGTACTGGTGCCCCAGAGTCGGGGTGCCAGGCGATGGCTCAGCGGTTGGCTAGCGAAGTGCAGCGCATCTGTAACGAGAGCGATCGCATTCAGTCATCCGGCGATGTTGAAGCCTGGGCCAAATCGCTGGGCAAACACCGTCTAGATCAGTGTTTCAAATATTACAACCTGGGGTCACGCCAGGGCCGCGTTGAGCTGCACAGCACCCTCAGCGCCATCGTATACCGCTACATTACGCCGCCCCAGGCGCAAACCAGCTACCCAGCTCGGCTGGCGCTGATCGAAGATTTTCTCCAGGGGTTCTACGTCGAGGCGCTCAACGCCTTTCGGCGGGAAAATCAGCTGGGCGATCGCTATCAGCCCCGCACGCTGCTTGAGCTGGCTGAGTTCATGGCCTTTTCTGAGCGCTACGGCAAGCGGCGTATTCCGCTGCCCGGCCGGCGCAGCCAGCAGCTGATCATCCTGCGAGCCCAGACCTTTTCCAAGCAGCAGCCCCCCGAAGTCGCCATCGACATCGAGCAGGCCACCGACTACGGCGGCGACGGCGATGACGTTCGCCCCGCCGCTTCCCACCAGCGGGTGCGCGAAGAGATGATCGCCCAGGCCGATGATCTGCCCGAAAACTCCCTGCGGGGGCGGGTAGTCGAAGAGCTGCTGGCCTATCTTAAAGAGCGCAACCAGGATGAGTGTGCCGACTACTTTACCCTGCGACTGCTCGACCTGCCCACCCACGAAATCGAGGCTCTCCTAGGGCTGACCCCCCGGCAGCGCGATTACCTCCAGCAGCGGTTTAAGTACCACCTGCTGCGCTTTGCCCTGTCCCATCACTGGGAATTGGTGCATGAATGGTTAGAGGCGGGCCTAGAAACTAACCTGGGCCTAACCGCCCAGCAGTGGCAACAGCTGCAAGACAGCCTCAACACTAAGCAAGCCAGACTGCTCTCCCTCAAACAGCAGGGCATACCCGATGGCGAAGCCGCTAAAATCTTGGGCATAACCGCTACCCAATTTCAAAAGCAGTGGACTAAGCTCCTAGAGCAAGCCTGGGAGATTCGTAACGTTTAA